A stretch of Buteo buteo chromosome 9, bButBut1.hap1.1, whole genome shotgun sequence DNA encodes these proteins:
- the LOC142034632 gene encoding LOW QUALITY PROTEIN: alpha-2-macroglobulin-like protein 1 (The sequence of the model RefSeq protein was modified relative to this genomic sequence to represent the inferred CDS: inserted 1 base in 1 codon), whose amino-acid sequence MLDPSANXSFARWVESEDLFLEPAAEQTQVYSNPTPGEGGCGRPRHPLAAGAMKTPAALPVLLLLIPYLTAGASAALTYVVTSPAVIYHPHTATLWVHLSGLQKPVQVTIQLQSADGTHNITLLERKVQEPHLYLNITFPAPAPTKGKEEIVDLHVSIQGDSLAVSKKKVMLRALEPGIFIQTDKAVYKPGQQVKFRVVSLDKDFTPSNKKLPLVVLKDPSGNRIAQWREVSPRQGIVDLSLPLAAEPALGTYIIQVEGKSHSFSVEEYVLPKFEMTIDLPAVVLENDKKFQVEICGRYTYGKPVQGKVQASFCQSFRYIGTPYRLNSALQREKNCIEVSGQTEKNGCFSTEVLLTAFNLPSSTHNKQLQVEALLVEDGTGLEMKNTKSCKILPEILTITFENTDDFYKPGIPYTGTMLLKGASGAALPQKQLSLVVSQQGKHTRQTFLTDRSGRASFELETSDWSGTVHLRGQVNETAYAQNDGLTPIFQNAYLHLVPFSSASRSFLRIRRLESELPCGQPQQLWVDYLFSKEALGTNQESLDVVFLVLAKGTIATVLRKEMPAEAGLRGSFSLELPIGPELAPTAKVLGYVVLPNSEMVADSAELKVAKCFLNKAKMAFSEDRALPGSALQLELEAAPGSLCAVRAVDRSVLLLKPEAELNAEVVYKILPEFNYPQSIQDPSPCLTWDWDYPPSFDIPALPVLRRQRDFFRSRRRVLPFLRTSRRDTYQLFQNAALKLFTNAKTGDVCEKRFGLPGMLGSQGPRGGSRSYVTSVREETDLPQVMYSAVSEVMDLGIPVVAVQEEPPAPRTYFPETWLWDLVPVGEGGSTEMTVTVPDAITEWKAGMFCTSPLGLGLAPTISLTAFKPFFVELALPYAVVRHEAFTLVATVFNYLRQCLRVRVTLEESAELEVSASTDEVYGGCICADEARTFRWGVRATSLGEVNITVSTEALSSKELCGNETPVVPAQGRVDTVIKPLLVQPGGILVEKAHNSLLCQEAAEEISLEVPANILEGSQRAHVTVMGDIMGNALQNLDHLLAMPYGCGEQNMVRFAPNIYIQQYLEKSGQLHPDIRAKAQGFLQSGYQRELLFKHDDGSYSAFGKSDPTGNTWLTAFVLKSFGQARAYVAIEERHIQDALHWLQKQQQQTGCFRSVGKLFNNALQGGVSDELSLSAYVTAAMLELGLSPTDPKVSSALQCLKASATDNPYTLALLAYVFGLAGHREQQQVQLQRLARHNVSAGGELYWQMKGKALVPSQPSRAVAAPSEVEMTAYVLLAYLSQPQVSSADLLTALQIVRWLSKQQNPYGGFASTQDTVVALQALAKYAALTYSSNGDLTVTVTSPTGTTQDFVLHDSNRLVLRRADLHQLPGTYGVRARGQGCALVQVTLRYNVPPPPSAGTFDLRVETEPGECTVDARARFRLVLRARYTGERPTTNMVVIEAKLPSGYIPDKSSMVELKRQKLVKKVEVQLDQVTIYLDQLTKEEEETFAFSATQDFPVSNLQPATVTLYDYYETGDRTDAAYSAPCSSEADGQEEENF is encoded by the exons ATGCTGGATCCCTCTGCCA CCTCGTTTGCTCGCTGGGTGGAAAGCGAAGATCTCTTTTTAgagcctgcagcagagcagacgCAGGTCTACAGCAACCCAACACCTGGAGAAGGAGGCTGTGGCCGTCCCCGACATCCACTTGCAGCTGGAGCCATGAAGAccccagctgctctgcccgtcctgctgctcctcatcCCGTACCTCACAGCTGGGGCGTCTGCAGCACT GACTTATGTGGTCACGTCCCCAGCTGTCATCTACCACCCCCACACAGCAACGCTGTGGGTCCATCTCAGTGGCCTTCAGAAGCCCGTCCAGGTGACCATCCAGCTGCAGAGTGCAGATGGGACCCATAACATCACACTGCTGGAAAGGAAGGTCCAGGAGCCTCATCTGTACCTGAACATCACCTTCCCT GCTCCAGCCCCCAccaaagggaaggaggaaatcGTAGATCTGCACGTCTCAATCCAGGGAGATTCTCTGGCTGTCTCCAAGAAGAAGGTGATGCTCAGAGCCCTGGAGCCTGGGATCTTCATACAGACAGACAAAGCTGTCTACAAGCCTGGACAGCAAG TGAAGTTTCGAGTTGTCTCTTTGGATAAAGACTTCACTCCCAGCAATAAGAAG CTGCCCCTTGTGGTCCTGAAG GATCCCAGTGGGAACCGCATCGCGCAGTGGCGGGAGGTGAGCCCACGGCAGGGCATCGTGGATTTGTCCCTCCCGCTGGCTGCAGAGCCGGCCCTGGGCACGTACATCATCCAGGTGGAGGGGAAGAGCCATTCCTTCAGCGTGGAGGAATATG TGCTGCCCAAGTTTGAGATGACCATTGATCTCCCCGCCGTGGTGCTGGAAAATGACAAGAAGTTCCAGGTGGAGATTTGTGGACG GTACACCTACGGGAAGCCCGTCCAGGGGAAGGTCCAGGCCAGCTTTTGCCAGTCCTTCAGGTACATCGGGACCCCGTACAGACTTAATAGTGCCCTCCAGAGAGAGAAGAACTGCATCGAGGTTAGCGGGCAG ACTGAGAAGAATGGCTGCTTTTCAACAGAGGTTTTGTTGACTGCCTTCAACCTTCCCAGCTCCACCCATAACAAGCAACTCCAAGTCGAGGCATTGCTGGTGGAGGATGGGACAG GGCTGGAGATGAAAAATACCAAGAGCTGCAAGATTTTACCTGAAATCCTCACCATCACCTTTGAAAACACTGATGATTTCTACAAGCCCGGCATCCCCTACACTGGGACG ATGCTGCTGAAGGGAGCCAGCGGCGCTGCGCTGCCGCAGAAGCAGCTCTCGCTCGTCGTTAGCCAGCAAGGAAAACATACGAGACAGACCTTCCTGACAGACAGATCTGGGAGAGCCTCCTTTGAGCTGGAGACCTCTGACTGGAGTGGCACTGTCCACCTGCGT GGTCAAGTCAACGAGACAGCCTACGCCCAGAACGACGGCTTGACACCCATCTTCCAAAATGCTTACTTGCACCTCGTCCCCTTCTCTTCGGCGAGCAGGAGCTTCCTGCGGATCCGGCGGTTGGAGAGCGAGCTGCCCTGcggccagccccagcagctctgggtgGACTATCTCTTCAGCAAGGAAGCCTTGGGGACTAACCAGGAGAGCCTGGATGTGGTCTTCCTG GTTCTGGCCAAGGGGACCATTGCCACTGTCCTCAGGAAAGAGATGCCTGCAGAAGCTG GGCTGAGAGGCTCCTTCTCCCTGGAGCTGCCCATCGGCCCCGAGCTGGCACCCACAGCCAAGGTCCTGGGCTACGTGGTGCTGCCCAACAGCGAGATGGTGGCTGACAGCGCCGAGCTCAAGGTGGCCAAGTGCTTCCTCAACAAG GCGAAGATGGCTTTTTCGGAAGACAGGGCTCTGCCCGGCTCGGcgctgcagctggagctggaggctgCCCCAGGGTCCCTGTGTGCCGTCCGTGCCGTGGACCGCAGCGTGCTGCTCTTGAAGCCTGAGGCTGAGCTCAACGCGGAGGTG GTCTACAAAATACTCCCTGAATTCAACTACCCTCAAAGCATTCAGGACCCATCACCCTGTTTAACATGGGACTGGGACTATCCCCCCAGCTTTGACATTCCCGCCCTCCCAGTTTTACGGAGGCAGCGAGACTTCTTTCGCTCAAGGAGGCGTGTCTTACCTTTCCTGAGGACTTCCAGGAGGGACACCTACCAGTTATTTCAG aacGCAGCACTGAAGCTTTTCACCAATGCCAAGACCGGTGATGTTTGCGAAAAGAGGTTCGGCTTGCCCGGGATGCTGGGTTCCCAAGGTCCCAGAG GTGGCTCTAGATCCTATGTGACCTCTGTGAGGGAAGAAACTGATCTCCCACAAGTAATGTACAGTGCTGTCTCAGAAGTAATGGACCTTGGTATCCCAGTCGTCGCTGTCCAGGAAGAGCCACCAGCACCCCGGACGTATTTCCCAGAGACATGGCTGTGGGACCTGGTCCCCGTGGG GGAGGGGGGCTCCACGGAGATGACGGTGACGGTGCCCGACGCCATCACTGAGTGGAAAGCCGGGATGTTCTGCACGTCCCCGTTGGGCTTGGGGCTGGCCCCCACCATCAGCCTCACGGCCTTCAAGCCCTTCTTCGTGGAGCTGGCGCTGCCCTACGCTGTGGTCCGCCACGAAGCCTTCACCCTCGTGGCCACCGTCTTCAACTACCTGCGGCAGTGCCTGCGG GTTCGGGTGACGCTGGAGGAGTCGGCGGAGCTGGAGGTGTCGGCGAGCACGGACGAGGTGTACGGTGGTTGTATCTGTGCGGACGAAGCGAGGACTTTCCGATGGGGCGTGCGAGCCACCAGCCTGG GGGAGGTGAACATCACGGTCAGCACCGAGGCCCTCAGCTCCAAGGAGCTCTGTGGCAACGAGACGCCCGTGGTGCCGGCCCAGGGGCGCGTGGACACCGTGATAAAGCCCTTGCTGGTGCAG CCTGGGGGGATCCTGGTGGAGAAGGCGCACaactccctgctctgccaggaaG ctgctgaagaaatctCCCTGGAGGTTCCTGCAAACATCTTGGAGGGCTCCCAGCGAGCCCATGTCACTGTGATGG GCGACATCATGGGCAACGCTCTGCAGAACCTGGACCACCTCCTGGCCATGCCCTACGGCTGTGGGGAGCAGAACATGGTTCGCTTCGCCCCCAACATCTACATCCAGCAGTACCTGGAGAAGAGCGGGCAGCTGCACCCCGACATCCGTGCCAAGGCACAAGGCTTCCTGCAGAGCG GGTACCAGCGAGAGCTGCTCTTCAAACATGATGATGGCTCTTACAGCGCCTTCGGGAAGAGCGACCCCACGGGCAATACCTG GTTGACAGCATTTGTCCTCAAGTCCTTCGGGCAAGCCAGAGCCTACGTGGCCATTGAGGAACGGCACATCCAGGATGCGCTGCActggctgcagaagcagcagcagcagacaggtTGCTTCCGCAGCGTGGGAAAGCTCTTCAACAACGCCCTACAG GGAGGCGTCTCGGACGAGCTCTCGCTGTCGGCTTATGTCACGGCTGCGATGCTGGAGCTGGGGCTCTCCCCAACG GACCCGAAGGTGAGCTCAGCCCTGCAGTGCCTGAAGGCTTCGGCCACGGACAACCCCTACACGCTGGCGCTGCTCGCCTACGTCTTCGGGCTGGCGGggcacagggagcagcagcaagtccagctgcagaggctggcCCGGCACAACGTCAGCGCAG GGGGGGAGCTCTACTGGCAGATGAAGGGGAAGGCTCTGGTCCCCTCACAGCCCTCCCGGGCTGTCGCCGCACCGTCGGAGGTGGAGATGACCGCCTACGTCCTCCTGGCCTACCTCTCCCAGCCCCAAGTGTCCTCTGCCGACCTGCTGACGGCTCTCCAAATCGTCCGCTGGCTcagcaaacagcaaaacccCTACGGGGGCTTCGCCTCCACGCAG GACACGGTGGTGGCCCTGCAAGCCCTGGCCAAGTACGCCGCCCTGACATACAGCAGCAACGGGGACTTGACTGTGACGGTGACGTCCCCGACGGGCACCACGCAGGACTTCGTGCTGCACGACAGCAACCGGCTGGTGCTGCGGCGGGCGGATCTGCATCAGCTGCCGGGGACCTACGGGGTGCGAGCCcgcgggcagggctgtgccctggTGCAG GTGACCCTGCGCTATAACGTGCCACCCCCTCCGAGTGCGGGGACGTTTGACCTCCGCGTGGAGACGGAGCCTGGGGAGTGCACGGTGGATGCCCGCGCCCGATTCCGCCTCGTCCTCCGGGCACG GTACACAGGGGAGCGTCCCACCACCAACATGGTTGTCATCGAGGCCAAGCTGCCATCTGGCTACATCCCGGACAAGAGCTCCATGGTGGAG
- the LOC142034634 gene encoding alpha-2-macroglobulin-like protein 1, whose amino-acid sequence MGSAAALPCLLLCILYLTAGASAKPHYMVLFPTVLYYPYTGKVHIHLMDLDEPVRVTLHLASSHGVPNVTLEEQGSAILQLNWPCFSNVSTPPAVIYEVAYLHVSIQGGSLQVSEQKKVLVKALELGTLVQTDKDVYEPGQTVKFRIVRFDQNFIPSNRELPLVAVQDPYGKHVAEWRDVSLRQGIVDLSFPLAAELALGTYDILVEGKSHSFSVAEYGPPHFELLIQLPRVVTVKDEKIPVDVCGRYPSGKTFRGMAEAKLCQSHKYILPEESARICAEFRGQTGRNGCFSTKVPMASFNLTSLHYKNQLYAYASLLEEGTGMSRTAIKSCMIVYEVATITFENTDKFYKPGIPYTGTMLLKGTNGSALKEKEFFLVANVRGEMQRKTLLTDASGRASFELDTSGWNNEVSLHGELKDDPPASEHEGREYLNYKSVTRYLYPSSSDSKSFLKIGRLEKNLLCGQSQQLGVDYLFDKKTVGTELQSLDVVFLVLAKGTIATVLRKEVPAEAGLRGSFSLELPIGPELAPTAKVLGYAVLPDGEMVADSTELKVAKCFPSKVNLSFSEQRALVGSQLRLKVEAAPGSLCAIHIVDQRVWSSGLKVKLNPSTVYNLLPMFPEDGYLAEELDAPFCSGNGISGLMVGRPAINPFDVPWNSWKVWRRSLWRRQLPVFDVQPGSYGLVKDAGLKTITNAQLGCAPNIHFQSPLYPLYPQGAGLEGDRQAGVMLDRGMQVDFLGTWLWELVPVGEGGSTEMTVTVPDAITEWKAGMFCTSPLGLGLAPTISLTAFKPFFVELALPYAVVRHEAFTLVATVFNYLRQCLRVRVTLAESAELEVLAGTGRVYRGCVCADEERTFQWSVRATSPEKVNVTVIAEALRSEKLCGTEMPVVPAQGHADTETKLLMVQVSRARQWACTVLSPGAELHPKQSPPERSRASPHPSARLDGACGCCNVQGEHQHPAQGERPCPCLASKADVKEN is encoded by the exons ATGGGgtctgcagctgccctgccttgcCTGCTACTTTGCATCCTATACCTCACAGCTGGAGCATCTGCAAAGCC GCACTACATGGTGTTATTCCCCACCGTGCTCTACTACCCATACACAGGCAAGGTGCACATCCACCTCATGGACCTGGACGAGCCCGTGCGGGTGACCCTCCACCTGGCAAGCAGCCACGGCGTCCCCAATGTTACCctggaggagcagggcagtgctATCCTCCAGCTGAACTGGCCCTgcttctccaac GTTTCTACCCCTCCTGCAGTGATCTATGAGGTCGCGTATCTTCACGTCTCCATCCAGGGAGGTTCCCTGCAGGTCTCTGAGCAGAAGAAAGTCCTGGTGAAAGCCCTGGAGCTGGGGACCTTGGTGCAGACAGACAAGGATGTCTACGAGCCTGGACAAACTG TGAAGTTTCGAATTGTCCGTTTCGATCAAAACTTCATTCCCAGCAACAGGGAG CTTCCCTTGGTGGCCGTGCAG GATCCCTACGGAAAACACGTGGCAGAGTGGCGGGACGTGAGCCTGCGGCAGGGCATCGTGGACCTATCCTTCCCgctggctgcagagctggccCTGGGCACGTACGACATCCTGGTGGAGGGGAAGAGCCATTCCTTCAGCGTGGCGGAATATG GGCCACCCCACTTTGAACTGCTGATCCAGCTGCCCCGTGTTGTGACAGTGAAGGACGAGAAGATCCCAGTGGACGTCTGTGGGCG GTACCCGTCTGGGAAAACTTTCCGGGGAATGGCTGAGGCCAAGCTGTGCCAGTCccacaaatatattttaccaGAGGAATCTGCGAGGATCTGTGCTGAGTTTAGGGGCCAG ACGGGGAGGAATGGCTGCTTCTCCACCAAGGTGCCGATGGCTTCCTTCAACCTGACCAGCTTGCACTACAAGAATCAGCTCTATGCCTATGCATctctgctggaggaggggacCG GGATGTCGCGTACAGCGATCAAAAGCTGTATGATTGTGTATGAAGTGGCCACGATCACCTTTGAAAACACCGATAAATTCTACAAGCCTGGGATTCCCTACACTGGGACG ATGTTGCTGAAGGGAACCAATGGCTCTGCCCTGAAGGAGAAGGAATTCTTTCTTGTGGCTAATGTTAGAggagaaatgcaaaggaaaacccTGCTTACGGATGCATCGGGGAGAGCCTCCTTTGAGCTGGACACCTCTGGTTGGAATAACGAGGTCTCCCTGCAT GGTGAGCTCAAGGATGACCCTCCAGCCTCAGAGCATGAAGGAAGGGAGTATCTCAACTACAAAAGTGTCACTCGCTACCTGTATCCCTCCTCTTCGGATAGCAAAAGTTTCCTGAAGATCGGCAGGCTGGAAAAGAATCTGCTCTGCGGCCAGTCCCAGCAGCTTGGGGTGGATTACTTGTTTGATAAGAAGACCGTGGGGACTGAGCTGCAAAGTCTGGATGTGGTCTTCCTG gTTCTGGCCAAGGGGACCATTGCCACCGTCCTCAGGAAAGAGGTGCCTGCAGAGGCTG GGCTGAGAGGCTCCTTCTCCCTGGAGCTGCCCATCGGCCCCGAGCTGGCACCCACAGCCAAGGTGCTGGGCTACGCGGTGCTGCCCGATGGTGAGATGGTGGCTGACAGCACCGAGCTCAAGGTGGCCAAGTGCTTCCCCAGCAAG GTGAATCTGTCCTTCTCAGAGCAGAGGGCTCTGGTGGGCTCACAGCTCCGCCTGAAGGTGGAAGCTGCCCCGGGGTCACTGTGTGCCATCCACATCGTGGATCAACGCGTGTGGTCCTCCGGTCTCAAGGTCAAGCTCAACCCCAGCACG GTCTATAACTTACTCCCAATGTTTCCTGAAGATGGTTATCTTGCTGAAGAGCTTGATGCACCTTTCTGTTCGGGAAATGGGATCTCAGGCTTGATGGTAGGCCGTCCAGCCATTAACCCTTTTGATGTGCCATGGAATAGCTGGAAAGTTTGGCGCCGCAGCCTGTGGCGCAGGCAGTTACCGGTGTTTGACGTCCAGCCAGGCTCCTATGGCCTGGTTAAG GATGCAGGTTTGAAAACTATCACCAATGCTCAGTTGGGCTGTGCACCAAACATCCACTTCCAAAGTCCTTTATACCCTTTATACCCCCAAG gagcaggactGGAGGGGGATAGGCAGGCCGGTGTCATGCTGGACAGAGGGATGCAGGTGGATTTCCTGGGGACATGGCTGTGGGAGCTGGTCCCTGTGGG GGAGGGGGGCTCCACGGAGATGACGGTGACGGTGCCCGACGCCATCACTGAGTGGAAAGCCGGGATGTTCTGCACGTCCCCGTTGGGCTTGGGGCTGGCCCCCACCATCAGCCTCACGGCCTTCAAGCCCTTCTTCGTGGAGCTGGCGCTGCCCTACGCTGTGGTCCGCCACGAAGCCTTCACCCTCGTGGCCACCGTCTTCAACTACCTGCGGCAGTGCCTGCGG GTTCGGGTGACGCTGGCGGAGTCGGCGGAGCTGGAGGTGTTGGCGGGCACAGGCAGGGTGTACAGAGGCTGTGTCTGTGCAGATGAAGAGAGGACCTTCCAGTGGAGCGTGCGAGCCACCAGCCCGG agaaggTGAATGTCACCGTCATCGCCGAGGCCCTGCGCTCTGAGAAGCTCTGCGGCACCGAGATGCCGGTGGTGCCAGCCCAGGGGCACGCGGACACCGAGACAAAACTCCTGATGGTGCAGGTGAGCAGAGCGAGGCAGTGGGCTTGCACCGTCCTCTCgccaggagcagagctgcaccCAAAGCAGTCACCcccagagcggagcagagcaTCTCCCCATCCCTCAGCCAGGCTGGATGGTGCCTGTGGGTGCTGCAACGTGCAGGGCGAGCACCAGCACCCAGCGCAAGGGGAGAGACCGTGTCCATGCTTAG CCTCCAAAGCCGATGTGAAGGAAAATTGa
- the AGPAT1 gene encoding 1-acyl-sn-glycerol-3-phosphate acyltransferase alpha produces the protein MEVVLLHGLLLLLPLAALLLYRYNATFHYFCKVAFFHCWIVAMATLLSPFAALRGRSVENMKLLRAAILPLKRFYGIKMQVWGSEHLNIKEPYVIVCNHQASLDLMGMVEVIPDRCVPIAKKEIMYMGTVGWACWLSGIIFIDRHKREDAINVISQTARIMRRENLRVLIFPEGTRNQDKSMLPFKRGAFHLAVQAQVPIFPVVISPYWDFFSSKDKKFTSGTCTIRILPKVETQGLSPKDVPELTETVRQAMADALAEMSANHCGDQHAEQPPLPRCAGADAIRGTGSPRCEEDTTGTSN, from the exons ATGGAGGTGGTCCTGCTCCAcgggctgctgctcctcctccccttggCAGCCCTGCTCCTTTACCGGTACAATGCCACCTTCCACTACTTCTGCAAGGTGGCCTTCTTCCACTGCTGGATCGTGGCCATGGCCACCCTCCTGTCCCCCTTTGCGGCTCTTCGGGGACGCTCCGTGGAGAACATGAA GCTTCTGCGTGCCGCGATCCTACCCCTCAAACGCTTCTATGGCATCAAGATGCAGGTGTGGGGCTCTGAGCATCTGAACATCAAGGAGCCTTATGTGATAGTTTGCAACCACCAAGCTTCTCTTGACCTCATGG GCATGGTGGAGGTCATTCCTGACCGCTGTGTGCCCATCGCCAAGAAGGAGATCATGTACATGGGCACCGTGGGGTGGGCCTGCTGGCTCAGTGGCATCATCTTCATCGACCGCCACAAAAGAGAAGATGCAATCAATGTCATCTCCCAGACGGCCAGGATCATGCGGCGTGAAAAT CTCCGAGTGTTGATTTTCCCTGAAGGCACGAGGAACCAGGACAAATCCATGTTGCCCTTCAAGCGTGGGGCTTTCCACTTGGCTGTTCAGGCTCAG GTTCCCATTTTCCCAGTTGTGATCTCCCCGTACTGGGACTTCTTCAGCTCCAAGGATAAGAAATTCACCTCTG gGACGTGCACCATCCGAATCCTCCCCAAGGTAGAAACCCAGGGCCTGAGCCCAAAGGATGTCCCCGAACTGACAGAGACTGTCCGCCAGGCCATGGCTGACGCCCTCGCTGAGATGTCCGCAAATCACTGTGGGGACCAGCACGCTGAGCAGCCTCCGCTCCCACGCTGTGCTGGGGCTGATGCTATCAGGGGGACGGGCAGCCCGCGGTGTGAGGAAGACACAACCGGGACCAGCAATTAG